Proteins encoded by one window of Engraulis encrasicolus isolate BLACKSEA-1 chromosome 21, IST_EnEncr_1.0, whole genome shotgun sequence:
- the snapc2 gene encoding snRNA-activating protein complex subunit 2, protein MKPPSRTNRSTKSAATYFRRKTDTADTQTPTPAASSKGGIWTRKELQLLLRGLRKQMKVASSDDIDVEELQKHHAPQRSVQQIDSMLGTLKRTISKRAFNQARYQVMKDRHHRAPIQAWAELMERMAGGHEEAISAAFSRMLVIAGTEPRSLRCSAPPRPLDSPSTALSTAPSQTQPPSNRTVSRPDVISRPSPSSHVPTVPMVPVSSSTLPGATPFLSTALPLTQMQRVIMPLQSAVTQNCSGSNPAPPPESQNPSHTATVSNFTTGPLPTSHAPTVVMVPVASSTLPGATPLPSTALQLTSAIHTAPPPEAQPSSQAAAVSNATTSGPDKGTVISRPPSYQIPTVVMGPVASGALPGAPPLLFTLPKLTPAPGVSVPPQSTSTQPPSLPGTIAVSNPSVSCPDKDGLMSRPSQSSTLPGAIASLPAALQIHPVPGGLLVPPQLAGTHSASGPPSATYSSVLHSQVLNPGSTAEYDTAEYDTGNTVDFERIYSYLSAVSKGVSDCEGQLTAMECAVVLDLIMCLPEELPLLDCEGLRDHFLEMYSRLYTPAQTQKNKQATPQTDPATSATGQEAPQTEPATSSTGQEAPQTEPATSATGQAAPQTDQSAKPTEPSSVGTETSPPEPEAPRVKETWESIGVSPLNPLMVPLSLLGRKEKGS, encoded by the exons ATGAAGCCACCCAGCCGAACCAATAGGTCCACCAAGTCTGCCGCTACCTATTTCAGACGGAAAACGGACACAGCGGATACGCAGACGCCAACTCCAGCTGCGTCATCGAAGGGAGGAATATGGACTCGCAAAGAACTTCAACTGCTTTTAAGAGGGTTACGAAAGCAAATGAAGGTGGCTAGTAGTGATGACATAGATGTGGAAGAACTGCAGAAGCATCATGCACCTCAACGTTCAGTGCAGCAG ATTGATTCAATGCTGGGGACCTTAAAGCGAACTATTTCGAAGAGAGCGTTCAACCAGGCGAGGTATCAGGTGATGAAGGATCGCCACCACAGGGCTCCCATCCAGGCTtgggccgagctgatggagaggaTGGCGGGAGGCCACGAGGAGGCCATCTCAGCAGCATTCTCAAGG ATGCTGGTAATAGCTGGCACAGAACCCCGGAGTCTGCGCTGCTCGGCCCCTCCACGCCCCTTGGACAGCCCATCAACAGCCCTCAGTACAGCACCTTCTCAAACACAACCTCCTTCAAATCGCACAGTGTCTCGTCCTGACGTCATCTCCAGACCTTCTCCAAGTTCTCATGTCCCTACAGTGCCGATGGTCCCAGTATCCTCCTCAACATTACCAGGTGCaacccctttcctctccactgCACTACCACTTACCCAAATGCAAAGAGTGATTATGCCCTTGCAATCCGCTGTTACCCAGAATTGTTCAGGATCAAACCCTGCACCACCCCCTGAATCACAGAATCCCTCTCATACAGCAACTGTGTCGAATTTCACCACCGGGCCTCTTCCCACTTCTCATGCCCCTACAGTGGTGATGGTACCAGTTGCCTCCTCAACATTACCAGGTGCAACCCCATTACCGTCTACTGCACTACAGCTTACATCTGCTATACACACTGCACCTCCTCCCGAAGCACAACCTTCTTCTCAAGCAGCAGCTGTGTCAAATGCCACCACTTCTGGGCCTGACAAAGGCACCGTCATCTCCAGACCTCCAAGCTACCAGATCCCTACAGTGGTAATGGGCCCAGTAGCCTCAGGAGCATTACCAGGTGCACCCCCACTCCTGTTCACTTTACCAAAGCTTACACCAGCCCCAGGAGTGAGTGTACCACCACAGTCAACTAGTACACAACCACCATCTCTTCCTGGTACAATAGCTGTGTCAAATCCCAGCGTGTCTTGCCCTGACAAAGATGGCCTCATGTCTAGGCCTTCTCAGAGTTCAACATTACCGGGTGCAATCGCTTCCCTGCCTGCTGCACTACAGATTCACCCAGTACCAGGTGGACTGCTTGTGCCTCCACAACTGGCTGGTACACACAGCGCTTCAGGACCTCCAAGTGCTACCTATTCTTCAGTCCTACACAGCCAAGTTCTCAACCCTGGAAGCACTGCTGAGTATGACACTGCTGAGTATGACACGGGTAACACCGTTGACTTTGAAAGGATTTATTCATATCTCAGCGCAGTCTCCAAGGGCGTCAGTGACTGTGAGGGCCAACTCACAGCAATGG AGTGTGCGGTGGTGTTGGATCTCATCATGTGTCTGCCCGAAGAGCTCCCTCTGCTGGACTGTGAGGGTCTGCGCGATCACTTTCTGGAAATGTACTCACGACTCTACACTCCTGCACAAACGCAAAAAAACAAGCAAGCCACACCGCAGACTGACCCAGCCACATCGGCAACTGGCCAAGAAGCACCGCAGACTGAACCAGCCACATCGTCAACTGGCCAAGAAGCACCGCAGACTGAACCAGCCACATCGGCAACTGGCCAAGCCGCACCACagactgaccaaagtgctaaacCAACAGAACCATCAAGTGTTGGGACAGAAACGTCTCCTCCAGAACCGGAGGCCCCCAGAGTTAAAGAAACCTGGGAGAGTATCGGTGTTTCGCCTCTTAATCCTTTAATGGTGCCACTCTCTCTGTTGGGACGAAAAGAGAAAGGTTCatga